GCATCCAGTCCGAAACGGCCACGCCGCTGACGGTGTTTCGCGCGGAGGAATTCATCAAGCAGGGCCTGACGACGGCGCAGGAAGTGCTGGACCGCATTCCGTCGAACCAGACCAGCTTCGGCGCGGCCAATGCCGTGGGCGGCAATGCCAGCGGCCTGCCCACCGGCGGCCAGGCCACGGCGGACCTGCGCGGCCTGGGCGGCGACAAGACGCTGGTGCTGCTGAACGGCCGCCGGCTGGCCACCCACCCGTACGACGGCGCCAGCGTCGACCTGAACCTGATCCCCGTGGCGGCGCTGGAACGCGTGGAAGTGCTGCGCGACGGCGCCTCGGCGATCTACGGCACCGATGCGATCGGCGGCGTGATCAACTTCATTACCAAGCGCAGCGTGGACCGCGCCACCATCGCGCTGGAAGCCACCTTTCCGGAAGAGACGGGCGGACGCGAGCGGCGCGCCAACCTGACCGCCGGCGGCGGCGACCTGGAGCGCGACCGCTGGGCCGTGCTGGGCGTGCTGGACTGGCACAAGCAGGATGTGCTGACATCGCAGCAGCGGCCGTTTTCCGCCACCGGCGTGATTCCGTCGCGCGGGCTGAACATCACCTCCGGCACCACCTTCCCCGGCAATTATTTCGATCCGGTCACCGAAGCGCAGGGCAACCCGGGCAATGCCACCGGCTGCAACCCGCCGCTGTCCGTGCCGCATCCCACCAACGGCACCTGCCGGCAGGATTACACGCGCCAGATCGACAACACGCCCGAGCAGGAACACGTGACGGCCTACGGCAAGGCCAGCATGAAGGTGGCGGCCGACCACACGGCATCGGTGGAACTGCTGTACTCGGTGAACAACGTGAATGCGCGCACCGCGCCGCCGCCGCAGACCGGCCTGGTACTGCCGATTACCAGCCCGTACTACCCGGGCAATTCGGGCGGCGTGCCGGCGCAGGCCGGGCTGTCCGGCGAGCCGCTGAGCGTGAACTGGCGCCCCACCGAGGCCGGCCAGCGCCAGATCAGGTCGAAAGGTTCGGGCACGCGGCTGACCGGCGCGCTCGAAGGCCTGGTGGCCGGCTGGGATTACCAGGGCGGCCTGAGCTTCGCCGTCAGCCGTTCCGAGGAAGAGTTCACCGGCGGCTACGTGACCGACGCCACGTTCGCGGCCGGCGTGCTGAACGGCATCCTGAACCCGTTCGGGCTGCAGAACGAAGCGGGCCGCGCCTACCTGGCCAGCACCGCGCTGCGCGGCCGCGTGCAGGATGCCAGCAACCGGCAGACGTCGTTCGACCTGAAGGCCAGCCGCGAGCTGTTCGATATGGCCGGCGGCAAGTTCGCGGTGGCGTTCGGCACCGAGCTGCGGCACGAGAAGGCCGACTTCAACGTCAACCGCGACATCGCCGGGCAGGCGTCCAGCTCCGGGCTGTCCGGCTCGCTGTCGAAGGACGGCAGCCGCACCGTGCAGGCCGTGTTCGGCGAGCTCAGCGCGCCGTTCCTGAAGAACGTCGAAGCGTCGCTGGCCGCCCGCTACGACCACTACAGCGATGCCGGCAGCACGTGGAACCCGAAGGCTTCGCTGCGCTTCCAGCCGAGCCAGGCCTTCGTGCTGCGCGGCTCGGCCAGCACGGGCTTCCGCGCCCCGACGCTGTTCGAGAAAAACGCGCCGCTGTCGCGCAACGACACCAGCAATACCTACGACGATCCGATCCTGTGCCCGGGCGGGGTGCCGCAGCCGGGCGCCAACCCGCTGCGCGACTGCGATCTGCAGCAGTTCAAGCTGGAGGGCGGCAATTCGGACCTGAAGCCGGAAAAATCGCGCACCTACTCGATCGGCGCCGTCATCGAGCCGATCCCCGCGCTGACGCTGACGGTGGATTACTGGGACATCCGCCTGCGCGACAAGATCGGCGCGCTGCCCGAGCAGACCATCTTCGGCGACTTCGCCAAGTACCGCGACCGCTTCCTGCGCTTCCCGGACGGCTCGCCGAACGCGATCCTGGACCTGAACGAAAACCTCGGCAAGGTCAAAACGGACGGCGTCGACGTCAGCCTGACGGCGCGCACGCCGAACCAGAGCTGGGGCGCGCTGTCGTTCACGCTCGACGGCACGTGGGTGCACAGCTATGAATACCAGAACGAGCGCGATGGCGAATTCGTGCAGAACGTGGGCCGCTACGCGGACAACTTCGTGGTCTTCCGCTGGCGCCACAACGCCGCGCTGACGTGGCGCGGCGGCCCGTGGAGCGCCACCATCGCCCACAACTTCAAGACGCGCTACGACGACCAGAACCTGGTCGAGCCGCAGTACTTCAACCGGGTGTCGTCGTACGGGCTGGTAAACCTTTCCGGCACCTACACCGGCTTCCGGAACATCTCGCTGACGGCCGGCATCAAGAACGTGCTCGACAAGGAACCGCCGTTCTCGAACCAGGGCACGCTGTTCCAGAAGGGGTACGACCCGCGGTATACCGATGCGATCGGGCGGGCGTTGTATTTGCGGGGGTCGTACACGTTCTAGGCGAAGCCGGAAGCACTGGTGTCGGACACCGGCTTCATCGGTGTCGGACACCGGTTTTCGCCGATATTTTGCCGGCTTCGGCGCTGAAAACCGGTGTCCGACACCTGACGGTCGGTCCGCCGCAGCGGTCCGACACCAGCATGCGGCAGCTGTCGGCTAATGCAAAAAGGCGCCGGAGGCGCCTTTTTCATGGGGAGCGGAACGGCGTCAAGCGGTGCCGCCGACGGTTACGCCGTCGATCCGCAGCGTCGGCTGGCCGACGCCGACCGGCACGCTCTGCCCTTCCTTGCCGCACACGCCCACGCCCGGGTCGAGCTTCATGTCGTTGCCGATCATCGACACGCGGTTCAGCACGTCCGGGCCGTTGCCGATCAGGGTGGCGCCCTTCACCGGGTAGGTGACCTTGCCGTCCTCGATCATGTAGGCTTCGCTGGCCGAGAACACGAACTTGCCGTTCGTGATGTCGACCTGGCCGCCGCCGAAGTTCACCGCGTACAGGCCGTTCTTCACCGAGGCGAGGATCTCGGCCGGGTCCTTGTCGCCGGCCAGCATGTAGGTGTTCGTCATCCGCGGCATCGGCAGGTGCGCGAACGATTCGCGGCGGGCGTTGCCGGTGACCGGCATCTTCATCAGGCGCGCGTTCAGCGTGTCCTGGATGTAGCCGCGCAGGATGCCGTCCTCGATCAGCGTGGTGCACTGCGTGGGGTTGCCTTCGTCGTCGATGTTCAGCGAGCCGCGGCGATCCTGCAGGGTGCCGTCGTCGACCACCGTCACGCCCTTGGCGGCGACGCGCTCGCCGATACGGCCGGCGAACGTGGACGAGCCCTTGCGGTTGAAGTCGCCTTCCAGGCCGTGGCCGATCGCCTCGTGCAGCAGGATGCCGGGCCAGCCCGGGCCCAGCACGACCGTCATCGGGCCGGCCGGCGCCGGGCGCGAATCGAGGTTGACGAGGGCGCCCTTGACGGCTTCCTCGGCATACTGCGTGAGCAGTTCGTCGGTGAAGTAGGCATAGTCGTAGCGGCCGCCGCCGCCGGACGAACCCATCTCGCGGCGGCCATCCTGTTCGACGATGACGGTGACCGACACGCGCACCAGCGGGCGGATGTCCGCCGCCAGCACGCCGTCGCTGCGCACCACCAGCACCACGTCGTATTCGCCGGCCAGGCCGGCCATCACCTGCACCACGCGCGGATCTTTTGCGCGGGCGATCTTTTCCACGCGCTCGAGCAGTTTCACCTTCGATGCGGCGTCGAGCGACCCCAGCGGATCGTGCGGCAGGTACAGCGAGCGGCCGCCCTGCTGCGACAGGCCGCCGGCCACCTTGATCTTGCCGGCGCCGGCGCGCGCGATGGTGCGCGTGGCGGCCGCCGCGTCCAGCAGCGCCGCTTCGGAAATCTCGTCGGAGTACGAGAACGCGGTCTTCTCGCCGGACACGGCGCGCACGCCCACGCCCTGGTCGATCGAGAAGCTGCCGGTCTTGACGATGCCTTCTTCCAGGCTCCACCCTTCGTTCTTAGTGAACTGGAAGTACAGGTCGGCGTAGTCGACCTTGTGCGTGAACATGGTGCCGAGCGTCTTGATCAGCTTGCCTTCGTCCAGGCCGAACGGGGTCAGCAGCACGTCGCGCGCGACGGCCAGCGAAGAGAGGTTCGGTTCGAATGGTTTCATGTTGGAGTTCCCGAGCTATGACTGGGTGTCATTGTAGTGGATTGGCAGCGCGGCCGCCGTGCAGCACATCCCCGCGATTACATCGTGCGATGCCGCAGCGCGGGCAGCTTCTGCCGCACGCTGGCGATCAGTTGGTGGTCGATGCGCCCGCCGGCGACGCCCTCGCCTTCCTCGACGATCGCGCATACCTCGCCCCACGGGTCGATCAGCTGGCTGTGGCCCCACGTGCGGCGGCCGTTGACGTGCGTGCCGCCCTGCGCCGCGGCCAGCACGTAGCACTGGTTCTCGATCGCGCGGGCGCGCAGCAGCGTGTCCCAGTGCGCGGCACCCGTGGTGTACGTAAACGCGGCCGGCACCACGATCAGGTCCACCGGCCCCATCGCGCGGAACAGCTCGGGGAAGCGCAGGTCGTAGCAGATCGCCATGCCGACCTTGCCGGCGCCGGTATCGACCGTGCCCACGTGCCTGCCCGGCACGATGGTGCGCGCCTCATCGTACGATTCGCTCTCGTTGGCAAAGCCGAACAGGTGGATCTTGTCGTAGCGCGACACCTGCGCGCCGGCCGGATCGAACACCAGCGTGGTGTTGAGGACCTTGCCGGCCTCCCCGCTGACGAGCGGCAGCGTGCCGCCGAACAGCCAGACGCCGTGCGTGCGCGCCAGGCCGGCCATCGCCTGCTGGATGATGCCGCTGCCGAGCTGCTCGGCCACGACCACCTTGTCGGTATCGGCCCGGCCCATGATCGGCCAGTATTCCGGCAGCACCACGAGGCCGGCGCCGTCCGCCACGGCCTGCCCGACCAGGCGGCGGGCGGTGGCGATGTTCTCTTCCACGCTCGGGGTGGAAACCATCTGGATGGCGGCAACGGCGCTGGCTGGGTTGGCTGATTCGGTCATGCGCTTCTCCTCACTGGGTTCGACTGGATGTTTGCCCATCCGGCACGGCGGTCCGTCCCGGATCGGCCTTGTTCGTGGCGAGCTTGGTGATGACGGGCGATTTCCACGGCCCCGTCACCTGCATCTGGTAGGTCAGCGCCTTCATCATCGGCGCCGACAGGAATAGCTGGGCCAGGTAACTGCCGAGCCCGATCACAGGGTTCACGGCCAGCGCATACACCAGCGGCGCGGTGCCGAAGTTGAGCTCCGGGATCACCACGACGTGCAGGTTCGTCGACTCGTTGGCGATATCCGCCGTGCCCGCCATCAGCACGGTGGCCTGCACGCCATGCATCTTCAGGTTCTCCGTCTTCACGATGCCGCGGTCGATGACGGCATCGGCCGTGATGCCGTCGAACGCCAGGCCTTCCGAAAACACGTCGTGGAAGTCCAGCTTCAGCAGCCGCGGCAGCGCCTGCAGGCTCAGCACGCCCAGCAGCTTCGCCGCGCCCGGGTCCTGCTTCAGGAACTGACCCTTTTCCACGTTCAGTTCCAGCTTGCCGGCCAGCGTGGGGATGTCGAGCGAATACGGCAACCCGTTCCATGCGATGTCGCCGGACAGCTTGCCCTTGCCGCCCTTGACGGTATCGGCAAAGCCGAAGCGTTCCAGCAGCTTGCCGGCATCGGCGATGTCCAGATTGAAGTTCAGCGCCGTGCTGTTGCGCTCATTGCCCTGGTCGCTTCGTCCGCCGCCGCGGCTCACCCAGCGGCCGGTGCCGTGCAGCGCGCCGTCGGCGTTGACCAGCGCCAGCTTCGACACGCGCCACTCGCGCGACGATGTGATCAGTGCATTATAGGCCTGCAATTCCAGGCTTCCCAGCGGCCGGTTGAACAGTTCGAAGCGCTCGGCCATGATGTCCAGCGCCGGGATCGCCGGCGAGCCGGCCGATTTTTCCAGCAGGTCCTTGACTTCGCCGGCGGCCGATTCCGGGATGATCAGGCTCGACAGCCGGGCCGTCACCTTGCCCAGTCCGCGGCCGGTCGGCGCCTCGTTCCATGTGATGTAGCCGTTGGCCTGCTTCGAATCGATGCTGGCCTGCCACGCGCCGGCGCGGTGGGTGGCGCCCAGCACCACGCCGTCGAGCTTGCGGCCGCCGAGGATCAGCGCCTCGGTGCGCGCCGCCATCGTTTCCGGGATCACGTATTGCGACAGGTTCGGGCCGTCGCCAGCGGCGCCGCCGTCCGTGCCGCCACCACTGTTCGCGCCGGCGATATCGGTGCCCAGCGCCAGCCAGTCGTCCACGTTCAGCGACTTCGTGCTGACATTGAGCGCCATACCGCTGTCCGGTTCCGGCGCCGGCACGTTGACGCCGATGCCGCCGCGCACCAGCCGCCATGGCCCGCGTTCCAGGCCATGGACCTCGCGCTGGCGCTGCCAGGCGGCCGCCACGGTATTGCCCAGCGAGAGGCGGATATCGTCGCGCGCCAGCCCGGCGTCGTTCGCGGCCGCGCCGTTGAGCACGAAGTGCAGCGGCAGCGCGTCGGCGGCGTTCTTCACCAGCGGCGCCGGGAAATCCAGCCCCACGCCCGTCAGCAGCGATTCGACCACCACCTGGTACTGGCGGTTGTGCGCCGTGATCAGCCCGTTGTAGCGCGCGCTGCCATTGAAGTGCTTCGCCAGTTGCTGCATGGCGGCCGACGGATACGTGCGACGCAGGCCGTCCGCCGTGACGTTGCCGCCGATGCGCACGGCGATCGTGCCGTCGCGCTGCGTGCCGC
Above is a window of Pseudoduganella dura DNA encoding:
- the tldD gene encoding metalloprotease TldD, with protein sequence MKPFEPNLSSLAVARDVLLTPFGLDEGKLIKTLGTMFTHKVDYADLYFQFTKNEGWSLEEGIVKTGSFSIDQGVGVRAVSGEKTAFSYSDEISEAALLDAAAATRTIARAGAGKIKVAGGLSQQGGRSLYLPHDPLGSLDAASKVKLLERVEKIARAKDPRVVQVMAGLAGEYDVVLVVRSDGVLAADIRPLVRVSVTVIVEQDGRREMGSSGGGGRYDYAYFTDELLTQYAEEAVKGALVNLDSRPAPAGPMTVVLGPGWPGILLHEAIGHGLEGDFNRKGSSTFAGRIGERVAAKGVTVVDDGTLQDRRGSLNIDDEGNPTQCTTLIEDGILRGYIQDTLNARLMKMPVTGNARRESFAHLPMPRMTNTYMLAGDKDPAEILASVKNGLYAVNFGGGQVDITNGKFVFSASEAYMIEDGKVTYPVKGATLIGNGPDVLNRVSMIGNDMKLDPGVGVCGKEGQSVPVGVGQPTLRIDGVTVGGTA
- a CDS encoding TonB-dependent receptor, yielding MNHPRLPRPFHSIRPLSLGLAILPFALTPLAAYAQQAEEGQIARVEITGSSIKRIQSETATPLTVFRAEEFIKQGLTTAQEVLDRIPSNQTSFGAANAVGGNASGLPTGGQATADLRGLGGDKTLVLLNGRRLATHPYDGASVDLNLIPVAALERVEVLRDGASAIYGTDAIGGVINFITKRSVDRATIALEATFPEETGGRERRANLTAGGGDLERDRWAVLGVLDWHKQDVLTSQQRPFSATGVIPSRGLNITSGTTFPGNYFDPVTEAQGNPGNATGCNPPLSVPHPTNGTCRQDYTRQIDNTPEQEHVTAYGKASMKVAADHTASVELLYSVNNVNARTAPPPQTGLVLPITSPYYPGNSGGVPAQAGLSGEPLSVNWRPTEAGQRQIRSKGSGTRLTGALEGLVAGWDYQGGLSFAVSRSEEEFTGGYVTDATFAAGVLNGILNPFGLQNEAGRAYLASTALRGRVQDASNRQTSFDLKASRELFDMAGGKFAVAFGTELRHEKADFNVNRDIAGQASSSGLSGSLSKDGSRTVQAVFGELSAPFLKNVEASLAARYDHYSDAGSTWNPKASLRFQPSQAFVLRGSASTGFRAPTLFEKNAPLSRNDTSNTYDDPILCPGGVPQPGANPLRDCDLQQFKLEGGNSDLKPEKSRTYSIGAVIEPIPALTLTVDYWDIRLRDKIGALPEQTIFGDFAKYRDRFLRFPDGSPNAILDLNENLGKVKTDGVDVSLTARTPNQSWGALSFTLDGTWVHSYEYQNERDGEFVQNVGRYADNFVVFRWRHNAALTWRGGPWSATIAHNFKTRYDDQNLVEPQYFNRVSSYGLVNLSGTYTGFRNISLTAGIKNVLDKEPPFSNQGTLFQKGYDPRYTDAIGRALYLRGSYTF
- a CDS encoding carbon-nitrogen hydrolase family protein, which encodes MTESANPASAVAAIQMVSTPSVEENIATARRLVGQAVADGAGLVVLPEYWPIMGRADTDKVVVAEQLGSGIIQQAMAGLARTHGVWLFGGTLPLVSGEAGKVLNTTLVFDPAGAQVSRYDKIHLFGFANESESYDEARTIVPGRHVGTVDTGAGKVGMAICYDLRFPELFRAMGPVDLIVVPAAFTYTTGAAHWDTLLRARAIENQCYVLAAAQGGTHVNGRRTWGHSQLIDPWGEVCAIVEEGEGVAGGRIDHQLIASVRQKLPALRHRTM